One Peromyscus leucopus breed LL Stock chromosome 20, UCI_PerLeu_2.1, whole genome shotgun sequence genomic region harbors:
- the LOC114697696 gene encoding heterogeneous nuclear ribonucleoprotein F-like: MMLGPEGGEDYVVKLRGLPWSCSIEDVQNFLSDCTIHDGVAGVRFIYTREGRQSGEAFVELEAEDDIKLALKKDRESMGHRYIEVLKSRRTEMDWVLKHSGPNSADSANDGFVRLRGLPFGCTKEEIVQFFSGLEIVPNGITLPVDPEGKITGEAFVQFASQELAEKVLGKHKERIGHRYIEVFKSSQEEVRPYSDPPLKFMSVQRPEPYDRPGTARRYIGIVKQAGLDRMRSGACSAGYGGYEEYSGLSDGYGFTTDLFGRDLSYCLSGMYDHRYGDSEFTVQSTTGHCVHMRGPPYKAATENDIDNFFSPLNPVRVHIEIGPDGRVTGEADVEFATHGEAVAAMSKKDSANMQHRYIELFLNSTTGASYRAYSSQVMQGMGVSAAQATYSGPESQSVSGCYGAGYSSQNSMGGYD; this comes from the coding sequence ATGATGCTGGGCCCTGAGGGAGGTGAAGACTACGTGGTCAAACTCCGGGGCCTACCCTGGTCCTGCTCAATTGAGGACGTACAAAACTTCCTCTCCGACTGCACAATTCATGATGGGGTCGCAGGTGTTCGTTTCATTTATACTAGAGAAGGCAGGCAGAGTGGTGAGGCTTTTGTTGAACTTGAGGCAGAAGATGATATAAAATTGGCTCTGAAAAAAGACAGGGAAAGCATGGGACACCGATATATTGAGGTGCTCAAGTCACGCAGAACCGAGATGGATTGGGTATTGAAGCACAGTGGTCCAAACAGCGCTGACAGTGCCAATGATGGCTTTGTGAGGCTTCGGGGACTCCCGTTTGGATGCACAAAGGAAGAAATTGTTCAGTTCTTCTCAGGGTTGGAAATTGTGCCAAACGGGATCACATTACCTGTGGACCCGGAGGGCAAGATTACAGGGGAGGCCTTCGTTCAGTTTGCCTCACAAGAGTTAGCTGAGAAAGTTCTGGGGAAGCACAAGGAGAGAATAGGACACAGGTATATCGAAGTGTTCAAGAGCAGCCAGGAGGAAGTTAGGCCATACTCAGACCCACCTCTGAAGTTCATGTCTGTGCAGAGGCCTGAGCCCTATGACCGACCTGGCACAGCCCGGAGGTACATTGGCATTGTGAAACAGGCAGGCTTGGATAGGATGAGGTCTGGTGCCTGTAGTGCAGGCTATGGGGGCTATGAAGAATACAGTGGCCTCAGTGATGGCTATGGCTTCACCACTGACCTGTTTGGGAGAGACCTCAGCTACTGTCTCTCAGGAATGTATGACCACAGATACGGAGACAGCGAGTTCACAGTGCAGAGCACCACCGGCCACTGCGTCCACATGAGAGGGCCGCCCTACAAAGCAGCAACGGAGAACGACATTGACAACTTCTTCTCTCCACTCAACCCCGTGAGAGTTCATATTGAGATTGGTCCTGATGGAAGAGTGACGGGAGAAGCTGATGTTGAGTTTGCCACCCATGGAGAAGCAGTGGCAGCTATGTCGAAGAAGGACAGCGCCAACATGCAGCACAGATACATAGAACTCTTCCTGAATTCCACAACAGGGGCTAGCTACAGGGCTTATAGCAGCCAGGTGATGCAGGGCATGGGAGTGTCAGCTGCCCAGGCAACTTACAGTGGCCCGGAGAGCCAGTCAGTGAGTGGCTGTTATGGGGCCGGCTACAGCAGTCAAAACAGCATGGGTGGATATGACTAG